A region from the Aegilops tauschii subsp. strangulata cultivar AL8/78 chromosome 5, Aet v6.0, whole genome shotgun sequence genome encodes:
- the LOC109784234 gene encoding uncharacterized protein yields the protein MGEGMKRAREEEPAASLALSLITDSSTSTTTSADSAGAPAAAPRKRARRGRVVATSGEGEFVCKTCGRAFETFQALGGHRTSHLRGRYGLELGVGVARAIGERQRHDDKQQHDCHICTLGFETGQALGGHMRRHREEMALDRWVALSDQEAGHQAAADRLPVLLELFV from the coding sequence ATGGGAGAGGGGATGAAGCGCGCAAGGGAGGAGGAGCCAGCAGCGTCGCTGGCGCTGTCTCTCATCACAGACTCATCGACGTCCACCACAACCTCGGCCGACTCGGCCGGTGCGCCGGCGGCAGCGCCCAGGAAGAGGGCACGGCGAGGGAGGGTAGTGGCCACTTCGGGGGAGGGAGAGTTCGTCTGCAAGACTTGCGGGCGCGCCTTCGAGACGTTCCAGGCGCTCGGCGGCCACCGGACCAGCCACCTCCGCGGCCGCTACGGGCTGgagctcggcgtcggcgtcgccAGGGCCATCGGGGAGCGGCAAAGGCACGACGACAAGCAGCAGCACGACTGCCACATCTGCACACTGGGCTTCGAGACAGGCCAGGCGCTCGGCGGGCACATGCGGCGGCACCGCGAGGAGATGGCGCTCGACCGGTGGGTCGCGCTGTCGGATCAGGAGGCGGGGCACCAGGCCGCCGCCGACCGGCTGCCTGTTTTGCTCGAGCTGTTCGTCTAG
- the LOC109784235 gene encoding zinc finger protein ZAT7-like: MVSSMKHCRDQAEVPLSLSLSLGVVADRNKKMRRSADGEFVCKTCGRSFPSFQALGGHRTSHLRGRHGLALSLAQGSEPATKKATKQNLAHQCHICGLEFELGQALGGHMRRHREQEATTMAQAPPVLLQLFV; this comes from the coding sequence ATGGTCTCGTCGATGAAGCACTGCAGAGATCAGGCCGAGGTGCCACTGTCCCTCTCGCTCTCCCTCGGTGTCGTGGCTGACCGGAACAAGAAGATGCGCCGCAGTGCGGACGGCGAGTTCGTGTGCAAGACGTGCGGCCGCTCGTTCCCGTCGTTCCAGGCGCTGGGCGGGCACCGGACAAGCCACCTCCGTGGCCGTCATGGGCTTGCCCTCAGCCTCGCCCAGGGTTCCGAGCCGGCGACCAAGAAGGCCACGAAGCAGAACCTGGCGCACCAGTGCCACATCTGCGGGCTTGAGTTCGAGCTGGGGCAGGCCCTAGGCGGCCACATGCGCCGGCACCGCGAACAGGAAGCCACCACCATGGCGCAGGCGCCGCCCGTTCTGCTACAGCTCTTCGTCTAG